The following are encoded in a window of Fusarium verticillioides 7600 chromosome 6, whole genome shotgun sequence genomic DNA:
- a CDS encoding transcriptional regulator, which translates to MILSSAHVETRIPVLRQLVRDNALGVLTTAIPSDKHSHIQASHIPFVLDVQDEGSDTELGVLRGHINRQNPQSQAMIAALEGSGSNVLEQEVLVLFTAAPHHYVTPKFYTETKPTTAKVVPTWNYAAVQAYGRATLYYDSKSEASSKFLQKQLEYLSEHTEKSIMKYTGKGDQPGPWKVSDAPERYIELMKKNIIGIEISIHRLEGKFKMSQEMRKGDREGVIKGFANMESEAAQVISTMVQERSDLKEAQNK; encoded by the coding sequence ATGATCCTTTCTTCAGCCCACGTCGAGACGCGTATCCCTGTCTTGCGACAGCTGGTCCGCGACAACGCACTTGGCGTCCTCACCACCGCTATCCCCTCAGACAAGCACTCGCATATACAAGCCAGCCACATTCCATTCGTTCTCGATGTCCAAGACGAAGGGAGCGACACTGAGCTCGGAGTTCTGCGGGGCCACATCAACAGACAGAACCCCCAGAGCCAGGCGATGATTGCGGCGCTGGAAGGTAGCGGATCCAACGTCTTAGAACAGGAGGTTCTCGTCCTCTTCACGGCAGCGCCTCATCACTACGTCACCCCAAAGTTCTACACTGAGACAAAGCCAACTACTGCTAAAGTTGTGCCTACGTGGAACTACGCTGCTGTACAGGCCTATGGCCGCGCCACCCTCTACTACGACAGCAAGTCTGAAGCCTCGTCCAAGTTtctgcagaagcagctcgagtATCTCTCTGAACATACAGAAAAGTCGATTATGAAATACACCGGAAAGGGGGATCAACCTGGGCCCTGGAAGGTATCGGATGCGCCGGAACGCTATATTGAGctcatgaagaagaacatcatcgGCATCGAGATCTCTATCCATCGTCTCGAGGGCAAGTTCAAAATGAGCCAAGAAATGCGAAAGGGAGACCGAGAGGGTGTCATCAAGGGTTTCGCGAATATGGAATCGGAAGCTGCTCAGGTTATTTCGACTATGGTGCAGGAACGCAGTGATCTCAAGGAAGCACAAAACAAGTAG